DNA from Prunus persica cultivar Lovell chromosome G6, Prunus_persica_NCBIv2, whole genome shotgun sequence:
TTTGAAAAAGTAGAATATTCTGGACGAGTATATAAACTCTTGCAAGTATAGAATATCTTTGCTAAGCCTTGAATCTTTCATTTGACATCTTATTGCTTTTGAAAAGGATTTGGTGGACCCTGATAGGTTTTTTGCTTTGGCACAGACCCTatttaattaaacatatcCAATTCTCTCTTGTGGTGATATTCTAGTTAAGTATAGGGCTATGGTCTTGCAGGCTATATTTTGTAACATGTTAGTCTTTCCTACAAAAAGACGGTGATGCTGGTTGTATGTTATGTGCAATACCGTTTGTTATGTTCAGAAAATCATATTTCACAAGTTCCAGTAGGTTGAGTTCTGCAGGCAGGCAGTCTTGTATGAATTGGTACTGATGGTGCTAAAGTGGTTCCGAAAGGATAAAGAAGAATGTTGTATTAGCAGATGATTCTTTAAGAAGAAGTGAATTCCAAATTCAAATGATTAAGTGCTTAGCATAATTGTCAAGAGATCTTTAAAGTTGATCTTGAAATTCTAACAGAAATCTAAACGTGCATTTGATCTTAGTTACTGCAACTTTAACCCGTCAGCATTTTTGTAGTAGTCTTGTAGAAGATTTTCCATGGGCTCGAACCTGTGTGGATTTTGTTcgcttgttttaattttagtgTCATAATTCACAAACATACTATTTCTGATGCTAGGAGTTTAACATTTCAATTTAATCTTGTATATACTCTTCAGATACCTCCTTATTTAGTTGGGGACTTAATGTTGGGATCATGTACATGATGTCTGCTGGAAAAGCTGAGATCAATAAGCTGAACACAGCCATGGATGAGACTGCAAGAATTGTACATGAATTAAAATCGGAGcttcataaaagaaaatcaccaCAAAAGCTGCAAGCTTCAGGTTCTGCTAGTGAAGACAGTATGAACGATCAGACAACTAATTACAAGCTTACTCATCCAGGACTAAACAAGTCAAGTTCAGAAAACAGAGGCCCCAATGATATGAGAATTTCCAGTTTTCCTGTATCTGATGGCGAATGTGCAAGTAGTGTTCTTACGGAGGAGCAGGAGCCAGGGCCAGAAGTTATGGACATGGATCAATTGGAAGCAGAACTTGAGTCTGAACTTCAAAAACTTCCATGGTGCATCACAGAAGCTCCTCGCCAAGAGGGATTGAGTAATCTGGGTGAGGTCAGTCTTTTAACATCAGTATACTCTCTTTGAATAGGTTGATTTACCTTGAAGAGGTGTGCCATTATGCTGTTGCTATAATCTACAGCTAACACTTACCAATCATGTGTCGCATGCTATTTAGTAGTGTTTTTAAAATGCCCTTACTTAATAAAAGGATGCTGAACCAACAACTTTATCCTAGTTATTTACCAAGTAGAAACAACTTTATCCTAGTTGGATTGCAAAATCTTCAAAGCTGATCACCACTAAGATTTTAAGTACCACCCTTGATGTACCAAAACTGTGTTATATACCTCACTCTTTATCGTAACCTGATCACTTTGAGATGTATGGAttgtgattttgtttgtttctttggcGCAAAATGAAATGGCAAATGCTACTGTAAATGCCTAAATGGTGAAATTCATGTTGTGCCTACCTAACGGACTTTTCCCTTCTAATAAAAATGCATTTCCATTTTAGGATATTGTCCCTGAGCTAGAGGGACAGGGTGTTGATACCCAGCAGTTCCATGGAGTATTGCCAGCTCAACTAGATCAGAAACTATGCCATGTGCTCATCGAACAGCAGGAAAGCCAAATTGTGGAGCTGGAATCTGAACTTCACTCAGCCCAATCAAAACTCCAAGAGAAAGAAACTGAACTTCAATCATTGAAGGACTGCGTTAGACGCCTGACCGAGTTATCTCTTTCAAATGTCTCAGGCAAGGCTTCATTATTTCCTTTTAAGACCCTTTTTCTttaagcaattttttttactctaTTTGGTTCTTTGGCAATGAAAATTTTCTCCAAGACTCTAATAGAAGCATTGTTTCCCAGATGATGAAACCGAGGCACGCAATGGACAAGAGCAAGCCACTGATTGGAATTACAACATGCAGAGATCTGAGTCAACAAAACCAACGGTTGGGATGAAGAGACCCTATTGAGTCTGAATCCAATGCATGATGAAATTGCCTCGTATACAAGTAAGAAGGTAACTTAGTAATTTACTGGTAGACCATTGTGGGATGGGGGATGCAGGCAGGCAGCAGACAAAAATGTCATGGGTGGGCCCCACCGATTCAGATCACAGCAACCCTACGTTTCCTGTGTGTACAAACATGCAAGATATTACATCTTGTGGGCACCCTACATTTCCTATGTTAGCAGTGTCAAAATTTGCAGCTGTTTTTCTTGCATTATGCAGTGCTGCCACATGTAATATTAAATTCTGATAtggtttattttaaaaagtctAGAGCTCAACACTCATTTTTCAGTCTTTACCAAGTGATCCTTAAAATCCTACTTGACTTGTTTGCCCTgcctgtttctttttttgagtGCCAGAAAAAGGAGTTCTGAAACccaagttgactttttgttttcttgttgggGAAAGGATATCATTCAAATTCAGTAGCCCCCAGCAGCATTTCAAGTTACCATATTGCACTGAGCACACTGTAGGTTGGTGTGAAATGAGTAAGGGCAAATATGGGAAAGAAGTGTGTGACTTTCTCTAGTGCGATGGTGGTTGTGTGGTCTGGCTGTGCAGAGAGACAATTGAATTGATGGGAAAGTGGAGCCACTAAAGTGGCGTGTTGGAGAATTGGCTTTCCCTGTCCTATGAACGATGGATTTTTGTGCACGATTTGAGTCTCTCTCACAAAAAAAGTAGAGTTGGGTGACGCCTTACCTCACAATAATTAAGCCCGTATGATTGTCAAGATGCATGTAGTCATAATTTTGACTAAATGACATCTCTCTGTTGTTTTAATTTAGAATAGTTATTACGAAGGTTAGATCAGTTGGTTTGGGCAGTGAGATTGTCTCCTTCTATTCAAGTTCGAGTTTCCCTCCTTTCATGTAGATCAGGTTAATTGAGAGTAAAAATATATTGCGTAAACACTTAAATTTGTCCAAAGCAAAAGACAGTTGTTTTTGAATTGACCCTTTCCATATTTTTCTTAAGGTGtatgtgtttatttttgtttgttaattgGAAAAGTCTTCTTAGATGGAAATGTTTTCTTACCACCACAAGCAAAACACATGTTCATACATGAATCCAATTGGATCTGAATGGTAAGAAAACATTTGGTTAGGCCTTTTATTGGTAGCTGATTAAGCAAGAGACTTTTTTGGTAGGTTATGATTTTGTTCCTTTAAAAACAGCGGGCTTCCATCACCATTCAATCATAGCTTTGTTGAGTGAGAGACTTCGAGTGGACAACCTCTGAAAATATAATTCCATATTTAagaccaagaaagaaaaacccaacttTCGTGAAGATCCAACGGCTCAGATTGCATGAAGATATACAGCACACATATCATTCACATGGGCATTGTATCACCTACGCTACAACAAAGTCCCAAAAACAACAGTTAAATATTGGAAAAACTGACCTCGAGAGCCAAACACAACCCTACAAAGCCTACAGccttgaaaaattgaaaaatctttACAGTCGATTCATCCATCCGTGCAAggataaaatacaaaattcacACAGAAAAAAcccagcaaaaaaaaaaaaaggaaaaaaaaaaggaagaaacaaaattgaagctaaaacagagctTCAGAGTCACCCATTTACAGAGCCTTCTTCCTCAATCTCAAAAGCTGAGCAAACCCCAACCCATCATTCAGATTATTCGGTTGGGTCAAAAAAATGAAGCTATCTGCAAAACCCATATCGAGTCCGGGTCGAACCGATAAGTTCCCGCCGCCATTAGTGAGGTTTCTGAGGACCAATGTTGGGAGCAGAAGCAGAGGGCGGTTACGTTCGAGCCCAATGTTtgtgaggaaaaaaaacaccGCCATTGAAACCCAAGAGCCCTCTTCTCCTAAAGTCACGTGCATGGGGCAGGTCCGAGTCCGACGATCCTCCAATCAAGGCGGGTCGAAACCTCTAAGAGCCCGGCGGACCGGAGCTCCGACCCTACGACGGTGTAAATGGATCCAAAACGCCATGCTTTGCCGCCATTTTCCAGGGAAAATCAAGCCCAAGTCTTTAGGACCCGTTTGGCGCAAGTGGGTACCGTTTTTTCAAGTGGGTTTTTGCAGGAAAGGCCAAATTAAAGAGGACGCGCCAAAGATTGAGTCGAAATTTGGAGATGGAATTGAAGTTTCAGatggggaagaagaagaagaagaccaagAATATGAAAGAAAGGCCAAagcttttgtttcttcttcttcttcttcaccaccAAGGAACGCTTTGCTATTAACTCGATGCAGATCTGCGCCGTACAGGTCTTCATCTTTGGCCAGTAGATTTTGGGGCTCACCTATAAGAGCTGAAGAAACAGAGGAAGAACAGAGCACAGAGACCCAAAACGGAGGAAATTGCACCGAGAACGAGAGACCCATATCAGAACGGGAGTCCATTTTGGATCAAGAAGCGAAATTAGACtcagaaagtgaagaaaaattgaaaattttcatggAATTGGAGAGTTCAATCAGAGAACGAATGGCCAAATCTGCAAGTATCGAAGATACAGACGAGGACCTTGGAGGCTCTGCTCGACCTCTAATACTCACAAGGTGTAAATCAGAACCAGCAAGAACAGCAGAGAAGCTCGACCCGGAGCTGAGCTTCTGGAGAAAGAGAAGGTTGGGTATTGTTGATTCATGCTCACCAAGTATTTTgtgattaattaattcaattgTTAATTAGTCTCATTAGTTTTTTCTCTGTTCtctaattcttttttaaaaactgcaCATAGTTTCTGAACACAATTTTTTGTAGTGATTAAAACTTGAAAAGATTGTATTTTCACATCTGTGGCTGTACGAGGGAATCTCCATGGCTTTTTTCTCTGAGTCTTTCTTTGGTAATATAAAAAGGTTAATCTGGTCGTACAGTTGAAGCTGAAACAGTGAAAATCTGCTTCTGCtgtgtgtttatttttgttcatctACTGAGACTCAtaatcaacaacaacagcaacagctCATGGTCAGGGGCAGCTTTATTTATTGCCGTCTTTGATGCCATTGAATATTGAACTCAGATTGTGTCTCGGATTTCTCAAAAACGCTTTTCATGGAACTGTTTTCGGCCTTTGATTACCATTGGATACTCCTGACCTActttttttctatttagaTAGCAGAAGCTATTGACTAAAATAGTAATTAACATAACCAGAAGGTGACCTAGTTGTTCATTTTAATACATGCAGCAGCTTGATGTTGTTGTGGTATTGGATTTGGGATTGTTTGAGATTAATTTGTTGAGTTTTATAATAAGATTAGTATAATAAAATTGGACTTCACAGTTGAAGAGCATTGTAAATTGGTTAATTGTAAAGATTGTCTCGGATTCTTGGAATGTAGTTGATATCTTGTGGTGGTCCTTATTTTGCAAGCATGTGGGTGTAACTATCTTTAAGACTCATCATGTTTAATTCTTTTGTGAATGATACGTGACAAGTTCCAGTTGTAGGCTGTGAGGGTCCTCTTCATTTATTTCTAACCGGGTAAGGAAGAAAATCAATCGCTTATTATCGGATAAGACTTTAATAACTCAATATTATTGATGCACTGCGTTGGGCTTTAATGAAAAGAACTTGTGCGAAACACATTATTTATAGTGAACTTCACAATTTATGTGTGACACTCTCAATTCGGTTAAAGTATCAATCATATTTGTATTTCTCGTAAAGTGCTTGGATCAATAATGTGTGCCTGATCAAAGTTCATCAAAACATTGTATGACTaatcaaaattgaacaaaatcgTGCCCTAAGTAATATAGAGGGCTTGAATGAGTATGTAGATTAATAGAGAGTGCTAGTTTCAATCATGAAGGTAACCATAACTTTAAGTTTGGATGTTAATTAAGCCAAGTATAATAAGATGTCACATGAAGCAAGCAAAGATAAGAGCGTTAGGTCTTGGAAGCAAAGTGTGAGTGTGAGATCAAGCTCGGTTGAAGTAACGTCTTCTTCACACATTTGATCAGTACACCCATGAATAGTCCACCCAACCCTAACAGAACAAaatccaattttcaatttttctggCCCATGGCTGGTGCACAATTTGAAACACCACACACCACCACCCCCACCCCCCAAAATAGACACTTAAAAAGCACAAAGCAAACATCTAGAAGCATCCTATGTTCTTACATGTAACTCAACTAGTTCATGGGTGACCAAGAAGCATCCTAAGGTACAAAGGCTTGTCACTTTGGTGAACCCAACATCAATCGGGTCATTTCTACTCCTTAATCCGTAGTTTACAAAAAGGAGTAGGTTAGGATGTGACAAATCAAATCCAATATAATCGTAAATTTGAAAAGGTCTCAATTAAGACGTAATGTATACGCGTATATCTTATGGTTACATCCATTAACTCTCTATGTTCTACCAACCTCCATTAACTCTCATCAAATCCGAATAACAATCAATTGATTTGGTGTAGTTAAGTGATAGACTTGGACCCAATTATGCAAAGTAAGATGGACGCCACAAATTAAAGTGCAAATCTCATGACTGAAAAAAGGGACACGCACTATGGtcggagagagaagaaatacaagaaatatgaaatataCATATGGTATCTTTATTTTTGAGAAACCTCGATAATACGAAGAATTGAGTATATAAAATTGTATTATAGGTTAAGGGTGTTTCAATTTCTACTTACGTAACTTCATTTGcctattccttttttttaaataagttgcaatatatatatatatatgccgtaaatttgattaaaattaagaaaataaaatagttgCATTTGATAGCCAAGCATTTGAAGTAGTGATCTGTGTCATACGATTTGAAGATTGAAGCAGACCCATCCCCCTCCAGCCATGATATGGCTGTTGACAGTGGACCCAACAAAACGCCAAGATATACAAAACCTAACTTTATTTATGAGCATGTGCTCTTCATAAATTAAACACtaatattctattttattcatatctatttatatataccaCAAGTATCCAATATATTATTCTCTCGTATGCAAGTTAAgcgtagttttttttttgtttttttttgtttttataaatatttttaaatcaagagaaaattttattattctttaaaATAAAGGCACAAACAGCCAGTACAATGTTACGTAATAAGATGGCAAAAAGAGCCAGTACAAATTAAGGGTTGTTCCACCAAAAAAAAGCTAAGGGTTGTCAAtataaatttcctttttttggctATGAACTTCAGAAAATATCCATtcatttacatatttttttgaaCCTATTTGGGCAACTAATTATTGATCATGAAATGACTTGAGCTTCCTTTGAccaaatcatttttcttttcttattcattGTGTCAATATGAAAAGCCAAAATATTGTCTGCTAGCTGTGATGAGGTTGATTGGTTTGATCGACAAATGCTGCACCAAACCATTTCTCTAAGCTTCTTGccatgaaaaagaaacaaaaattatttgagaaattatgtgcaaaaggttttttttaatttacttcCCATTTCCCAAATGAATTTTTAATGTAAGCAATTATGAGAAACATGAAGTCCAGCCAATGGGGGGCTAAATGGGATGTCCCCTATAAGGACATTTCAATTATACACACATGGACTTGTcccaagaaaaaaatcaaattaaaaacaaaaaacaaaaaaaaacaccaaattaatataaaataaactgaaaaattaaattaaattctatGCATATGTGGTATGCTAGTAACAGTAGCATTAATGTTTCCAACCCTACACATCCACATCGGCACCTCACAACTTATTGCTGTGTTGGGTGGTGATGGTTTCAATTGTGAAAAGCTgataattaaatacaaattaatttataaataaaataaaataaactaccTCTCATTCCTTGCTTCTTTCTTGAacccttttgtatatataaatgtgaAATGCTCATTTGGGTTTTTGCAGAGTCTGCTTTGAGCCTCATTGCCATGAAAATGGAGCTCAAGAACTCTACAATCCTCACtttccttcttctcttcttgctTGCCACCCCTTGTTTTTCTAGAGGTTTGAAGTTCTGCCTTCATGATTTATATTCAAAGTTGATtaagattaattttttttgttaattttgttttgttgggttttagTAGGTGGATCAGATGTAGTGGGTACTGAGGTTTATGAGATTGATTATAGAGGTCCAGAGACCCACTCATCAATCCCACCACCTGATCACTCTCATGGGAAGCCTTTGATCCACAAAGAAAGTGCCATGGCAAGTCCTAAACCTAAGAGCTCTAGGGCTTCTAGCATGGGAAGAAAGGTAAGAACATTACatggattgatttgatttgatttttttataaaattttaaaaaaaatcttattggGGTTCAGCTGTTCTAGTGGAAAATTCCATTCAAAAGTTCTTGCTAATTTTAACTTGTATGATTAATTAGGCGTTTAATTACTTTTGCATTGATGTTTAtgcttgtaattttcttttgcaggCCAAGCAAATGCATGGATGAAGATCTCTGGCAGTGAGAGTGATAATTTTGGTCAAAGTTTTTAGTACAGATATATCAGTTAAGAACATGCTGAGGTTGatcaattaatatataaatgattgatTAGCAATCTTTAATTCATTGTATGTTTTAATTGCCTTGTGTAAATGAGGGTTGTGAGATATTTTATGTTTGGATCAATATCTATTGTAATTACCATTAGTGCTACTTTAATCAGGTTTGAGAATTAAAGAATGCAAATTGCAATAGGAAGAGTgtaatttcttcaaaattttatgttaTAAGAATAATGTTTAGCAGCTGCTATAATGATCTTaaacctttcttcttttcctctataatttgtttttgttttaagaaaaagtgATAATAGTTTATTGGATCAATTGAAAAGGTACAAAGAGAGCCATCCAAATAGCAGTACAACGGACGTGAGTAAAACTTCATCACTAACTCGAGccatttttgtaatttgttttttaaacagAAATTCTATTTAACCCTAAATGCCAAGGCAGtgggatcttttttttttggtcgacaGTTTGGaagttttattaattcaagTCATCGGTAACATCAAGAGCTAAAATACTATAGAGCCACGCTGGGCCAAATTGGTCCCATACAAGAGAACGCCCAACTACAAAAGTATGGTATATGTCGAAACACCACCTGCTGAAATCATCGAGCTAAAACTTGGATGTCAAAAAGAATACCTTCTATTTCTGCCATACTCGTACAATTAGAATAATCTCTTGTGAATCAGACTCTACTCTACATATCACGTATAGCCTGCTTCAACCGCAAATGCTGTGCCACAACAACCAATCCCTCGACCACTTGCTCGCAAGAGCTCACCCCACTCAGTCCGAATAACCCAGCCAACCCCCCTCCCCTTTTCGTTTGTGCCACCCAAGCCCCATCACAATTGGCTTAAAAAGTTCGGGAGGGGGTTTTCTGCCAAGTTCTCCTATGGGGCCCTGTTTTGTCTGGTGGTCTTAGCAGTTCACTTCTGAGCACCTTGGTTGTTGAATGAACCTCCCTATATTCATTAGTCCGCATGAACAAGCACCTTACCAAATCCATGGGGTCCAAAGACTGTCTTTCAAAAACTAccgcatttctccatttccaaatTCTCCACAGTCCAAATGCCACAATTTGAAGAATCTCATCCATCTTTTCAACCTGAGCAAACTTCTGAAGCAAACATTCCCAACAGCTAAGGAAATCTTCTCCTTCTACCCCATGCACATCTAAATGTGAAGGACTTGCAAACCAAAATAACCTGGCTATTTCACAccgaaaaaataaatggaCCTCTGTTTTTCCATTGTTACCGCATAGTAGACAGTCAGCCTCCACATCGACACGCCGTCGTCTGAGGTTCTCGCGGACAGCTAAAACATTTCGGTAGCACCGCCAGATGAACATCTGGATTTTAGGAGGCACTTGCAAAGCCCAAATATGTTTCCAGGGACCGCTTTGTCCACTTTGGTTGCTGCATTCACCCTTTCCCTTCTtgccaatcactccatttcttcTCAATTTGATTGCCAAGTCGTAACCAGACTTAACGGTATACCCGCCATATTTTGTAAAGTGCCATATTTTGCTAATGACCATGGGTAGGATAAGTTGGGCCTCCTCAGTAATAAAGTATCTTTAGATTAGATCACTCTGCCATATTTTAACTTCATGATAAATAAGGTCCATCACTCAATGAGGCATATCCGGGTGTCGAGAGAGAACCTTAAAAACGTACGGCTTGGGCAACCATCCATCTTCACCAATACGCAGAGTCTCCCCATTTCCAATTCTCCATCTCAAATTGGCTTCAAGCACCTTGCGCCCTTGGAGAATTCTTTTCCAGCCCCAGGAAGAACCTCTGCTACAACCCACctccaaaaaattaaagccaTAATGATACTTATCATGTAAAACATGCGCAAGTAGTGACTCAGGATGCTGCTCAATTCGCCATCCAATTTTAGCTAACATAgctaaattaaaacaaatcaaGTCACGGAATCCTAGACCACCAGCATATTTCAGCAAGCTCAGCCATTGCCAACTAACCCAGTGAATACCCTTTTGTTCCTTATTACTGTGCCACCAATATCTTGCAATATCCTTCTCAATCTCCTTGCATAAGCTAACATGCCGTTTGAAGCATGACATGGCATAATTGGGTATTGCCATTGCCACTGCCTTAATAAGGATTTCTTTACCCACTTGCGATAAAAACTGTTCCAACCAGCCCATCAATTTCGAGCCTATTTTCTTATTTGCATAAACATGCATGTGAGAGACACATGTAATGTGGCAGTGTGGCTTGGCAATGTTTCTGCATGATAGTAACGCATAATTACTATGATTATACACTTGGATGCTATTGGGGAAACCAAATTTAATGCCTTATTAATTTGCTCAACCTACATATAAAATTGGgccacattttctttttagagtttttctatttaaatctcacacttttctttgttcatcctaatacttaaattattaagctcttaagttttattattgtgtaaaaagaccaaaaaaaaaaaaatcatccaacttaatacttaacccTAATACACGCATCTCATCactcttcatattaaatttcttCTCCCATCTTTTACTCAACTTTCTTCTCCCGTCACTGCTGTCCGTGTCACTATCGGTATCAGCATCAACATCAGCTTTTGCCTTGGTAGCATATTCTAGTTTCTGCTCCCATTTCAAAAGGGCTTCTTTCTTCTCAAagctcttttcttcttctactcaAACTTTATTTCCCATGATTTCTTCTCCAAAGCTCTTTTATTTCACACATTTGACAACAAAGTTTTTATCTCTTTAAGTAATGTGAGGTTGATGTGAACTTAGAATGGTGAGAGGCAAGAGAATGGGGTGTGGGTTGTGGGGTATGaggttgatgagtttttttaataaaaaatttctcatggTGAGTGTGTATTTAAGGGTAATTTGGGAAGATAATGagtttttcttaaaaattgtgaaattttgaattaaaagttagggtgaacttagaatatgagatgaacaaagagaagtgcgagatttaaatagaaaaatgatTAATTTGATTACCATGGACCTACTGTTGTTGGACTTGTTAACAGGGAAATGCCAGCAGTTCTTATTTCATGGGGGGTAACAAGAGCCAAAAATGGTAAGTTTTGGCTAGGGAGACGAGTCAAATAGCAAATGTTGTTACTTATCTACATAGAGATGTGTCTTTTGATATCTATCAAGAGAGAACATATCAGATCAATTGTTTAATTGAATATCAATGGTGATGAATCAAGGTCAAATCTTAAACTACGTCAAATTCTACGTCACCATGAGCTTATAGAAAGTTTGTAAAATTTGGAttatctaaattaattaattaattaaaaaaacccttTAACTTAACCAAGCGGACAACACTAGCGCTGAGAAAATTATGCCAAATCACgattttaatttgttattatAGATCCGCCCGCAAATAGCTGGTTGCCAAGAGACGGTACACGTGGTGAGAAATTAAAGCGGCAGTAGATCTTTTACTCTAGTAGGTGCCGCGGCAGATTAGAACTACCAAACGGCGTTGACTGGAGGTGTGACGTGGCCGAGGTAAATTATTGATGGATTATGCGGTTAACGCGGTTTGCTTGTAGCTACAAACGACTCTGAGACAGAAAGAAACCTCGTTTTCTCCCCCTTTCATTTCTCTGGATCCAATTTTAGGGTTTCAAAA
Protein-coding regions in this window:
- the LOC109949733 gene encoding uncharacterized protein LOC109949733 produces the protein MVISKIWHFTKYGGYTVKSGYDLAIKLRRNGVIGKKGKGECSNQSGQSGPWKHIWALQVPPKIQMFIWRCYRNVLAVRENLRRRRVDVEADCLLCGNNGKTEVHLFFRCEIARLFWFASPSHLDVHGVEGEDFLSCWECLLQKFAQVEKMDEILQIVAFGLWRIWKWRNAVVFERQSLDPMDLVRCLFMRTNEYREVHSTTKVLRSELLRPPDKTGPHRRTWQKTPSRTF
- the LOC18774412 gene encoding uncharacterized protein LOC18774412 isoform X1, whose product is MLIWVFAESALSLIAMKMELKNSTILTFLLLFLLATPCFSRVGGSDVVGTEVYEIDYRGPETHSSIPPPDHSHGKPLIHKESAMASPKPKSSRASSMGRKAKQMHG
- the LOC18774671 gene encoding uncharacterized protein LOC18774671; translation: MAIPNYAMSCFKRHVSLCKEIEKDIARYWWHSNKEQKGIHWVSWQWLSLLKYAGGLGFRDLICFNLAMLAKIGWRIEQHPESLLAHVLHDKYHYGFNFLEVGCSRGSSWGWKRILQGRKVLEANLRWRIGNGETLRIGEDGWLPKPYVFKVLSRHPDMPH
- the LOC18772796 gene encoding protein POLAR LOCALIZATION DURING ASYMMETRIC DIVISION AND REDISTRIBUTION, which codes for MWQAVFAAAVAASTGLLAKNHIFNFKPATDSDPTTDHNAEPHPNPNPNLSIASAFQSELPPWEISDCEEQPEGTIFRFSSEGRGESGTRFRLRRGARSKKKKGVGVEDERSNGAEQRRTARKVGVCLKKRKTGKSVAAAKCGSSSSADTSLFSWGLNVGIMYMMSAGKAEINKLNTAMDETARIVHELKSELHKRKSPQKLQASGSASEDSMNDQTTNYKLTHPGLNKSSSENRGPNDMRISSFPVSDGECASSVLTEEQEPGPEVMDMDQLEAELESELQKLPWCITEAPRQEGLSNLGEDIVPELEGQGVDTQQFHGVLPAQLDQKLCHVLIEQQESQIVELESELHSAQSKLQEKETELQSLKDCVRRLTELSLSNVSDDETEARNGQEQATDWNYNMQRSESTKPTVGMKRPY
- the LOC18774412 gene encoding uncharacterized protein LOC18774412 isoform X2, which encodes MLIWVFAESALSLIAMKMELKNSTILTFLLLFLLATPCFSRGGSDVVGTEVYEIDYRGPETHSSIPPPDHSHGKPLIHKESAMASPKPKSSRASSMGRKAKQMHG
- the LOC109949457 gene encoding uncharacterized protein LOC109949457; this translates as MKLSAKPISSPGRTDKFPPPLVRFLRTNVGSRSRGRLRSSPMFVRKKNTAIETQEPSSPKVTCMGQVRVRRSSNQGGSKPLRARRTGAPTLRRCKWIQNAMLCRHFPGKIKPKSLGPVWRKWVPFFQVGFCRKGQIKEDAPKIESKFGDGIEVSDGEEEEEDQEYERKAKAFVSSSSSSPPRNALLLTRCRSAPYRSSSLASRFWGSPIRAEETEEEQSTETQNGGNCTENERPISERESILDQEAKLDSESEEKLKIFMELESSIRERMAKSASIEDTDEDLGGSARPLILTRCKSEPARTAEKLDPELSFWRKRRLGIVDSCSPSIL